From Nitrospira sp.:
TCCTGTTGTGAAGCTTCCCCCGGCCGGGGCAAGTGCGGTGGCGGCGCTCTATGACATGGCTCGCTTCGACGATGAGAACATGGAAAAGCGGCCAAGCTTCCTGGAATGGATCTCAACGATCAGAACCACAACCGGCCAGACCATAACGGGGCGGACATCGAGTGCTTCGCCAGAGGTAGTGGGGGTGGGATAGAGTTCTGTACAACCAGGGCAGTTCTATTTTTGGTACAGGAGCCACATTCCCATGTGGCTAAACGACGTTCGGTAAGCCATGTTCGATGGCGGTGGCTACCGCCTGGGACCGTGATGTGACATCAAGCTTAGAAAAGATGCTCTCGACGTGGAATCGGATCGTACGTTCAGTCACACCCATTATCTGGGCAATTTCCCAATTCGTTTTGCCATTCTTGACCCAGTTGAGAATCGTCAACTCCCTCAGTGTTAATCGCTTTACACAGCGATCCATTGATTGGGCCTTAGCAGGGGCCGTGCGCAATAGCGCCAGGTGAACATAGTATCCGAAATACTCAATGAGTGGCACATATCGTGTGGCATCAACGCTCTCGGCGGAAGCAAAGGAACAGAAGGTCGCGATTCCACATGCAGGATCGGCGGATCCGGTTGTAATTCCATCTCCCAGCCCGAATTCCTTTGCAGCGGCCATGAATTCTTGCTGCTTCGGAGAGCGTGCCTCTTGGTACGTCGTTCCCCAATGTTGGGTGCCTGGCTTTTGTAGAGCGGTCTGGAAGACTGGATCGACTTCAAAATAACCGTTTTGCCAGTAGAGTCGAATCCATTCCTCAGGGTAGCTTACATTGATGACGTTGGTAAACCCGTCGAAACTTCCGGTAGGTGTGAGGCGGGCGAGGCCGCTAATCACTCGCGTAAAAGGAAACAAATTTTGAAACTGGATCAGTGCCTCTTTGACATCTGCCGTTGAGTCCGCTTCAATCGTGTAATGCAGGGCTTCGACAAAAGCCGTGCATTCATTTTTTGAAAGTGCTTCGAAAAGTTGGCTGGGGAAAGGGCGTTTACTTTTGCCGGTCTGTGATACCTGTGCCATGGAGAGCCTCCAGTATGAGGAGAGTCAAAATCGGGAGGACATTATAGAAAAGTGAAACAAGTTTTAATAGGGCTAATTTAGTA
This genomic window contains:
- a CDS encoding LuxR family transcriptional regulator, whose product is MAQVSQTGKSKRPFPSQLFEALSKNECTAFVEALHYTIEADSTADVKEALIQFQNLFPFTRVISGLARLTPTGSFDGFTNVINVSYPEEWIRLYWQNGYFEVDPVFQTALQKPGTQHWGTTYQEARSPKQQEFMAAAKEFGLGDGITTGSADPACGIATFCSFASAESVDATRYVPLIEYFGYYVHLALLRTAPAKAQSMDRCVKRLTLRELTILNWVKNGKTNWEIAQIMGVTERTIRFHVESIFSKLDVTSRSQAVATAIEHGLPNVV